In a genomic window of Microbispora sp. ZYX-F-249:
- a CDS encoding GNAT family N-acetyltransferase, translating to MVEITRALPEDAGEILTLQRAAYVTEAQLYGDPFIGPLVESLDQVRTVIGTAVVLKATDGGRVVGAVRGQVSGSTCLVGRLVVAPDRQGQGIGTALLAAMHEAVPEAAAFDLFTGHLSEGNLRLYRRLGYRETQRERVQDHLTLVHLRRSAETSTS from the coding sequence GTGGTGGAGATCACGCGGGCCCTGCCCGAGGACGCCGGGGAGATCCTGACCCTCCAGCGGGCCGCCTACGTGACCGAGGCGCAGCTCTACGGCGATCCGTTCATCGGGCCGCTGGTGGAGTCGCTCGACCAGGTGCGTACGGTGATCGGGACGGCGGTCGTGCTCAAGGCGACGGACGGCGGCCGGGTGGTCGGCGCCGTCCGGGGCCAGGTGTCGGGCTCGACGTGCCTGGTGGGCCGCCTCGTGGTCGCGCCGGACCGGCAGGGGCAGGGGATCGGCACCGCGCTGCTGGCCGCGATGCACGAGGCCGTGCCGGAGGCGGCGGCGTTCGACCTGTTCACCGGGCACCTGTCGGAGGGGAACCTCCGGCTCTACCGTCGCCTCGGCTACCGGGAGACGCAGCGGGAGCGGGTGCAGGACCACCTGACGCTGGTCCACCTGCGACGCAGCGCCGAGACGAGCACGTCCTGA
- a CDS encoding response regulator transcription factor — protein sequence MRILVVEDARPLAEVVAEGLRDQAMAVDVSHDGLSAAAKLDLTAYDVVILDRDLPGLHGDTLCQMITERPDRPMVLMLTAAGTPGDRVTGLTLGADDYLTKPFHFPELILRVQALARRQPHARPRTLRAAGIELDPVRRTVVRDGRRLDLSVKEFALLRALMRASPGFLSAEALLEQVWDENADPFTNTVTVTIGRLRRKLGEPPVITTKPGVGYRLA from the coding sequence ATGAGGATCCTGGTCGTCGAAGACGCACGGCCACTCGCCGAGGTCGTCGCCGAGGGCCTGCGCGATCAGGCGATGGCCGTCGACGTCAGTCACGACGGGCTGTCCGCCGCCGCCAAGCTCGACCTCACGGCGTACGACGTGGTGATCCTGGACCGGGATCTGCCCGGCCTGCACGGCGACACGCTGTGCCAGATGATCACCGAGCGGCCGGACCGCCCGATGGTGCTGATGCTGACGGCCGCCGGGACACCCGGTGACCGCGTCACCGGTCTGACCCTCGGAGCGGACGACTACCTCACCAAGCCGTTCCACTTCCCGGAGCTGATCCTGCGGGTCCAGGCGCTGGCCCGTCGTCAGCCGCACGCGCGCCCCCGGACGCTGCGCGCGGCCGGGATCGAACTGGACCCGGTACGCCGGACCGTCGTGCGCGACGGCCGGCGGCTCGACCTGTCCGTGAAGGAGTTCGCCCTGCTGCGGGCGCTGATGCGGGCGAGCCCCGGCTTCCTGAGCGCGGAGGCGCTGCTGGAGCAGGTCTGGGACGAGAACGCGGACCCGTTCACCAACACGGTGACGGTGACGATCGGCCGGTTGCGCCGCAAGCTCGGCGAACCACCGGTCATCACGACGAAACCCGGCGTGGGGTATCGGCTCGCCTGA
- a CDS encoding sensor histidine kinase produces the protein MNRLRNGTVGLRFTILYAGVFLVSGIGLLSLTFLLAGEGRRSVPVDPPPPAADGLDELHQRVRHLQEQLAEVHAQHSRQLLIGSLIALTVMAVVSVLAGRALARRVLRPLRVITAATRRITADDLHRRLGVSGPADEVKDLADTIDDLLGRLEASFAAQRRFVANASHELRTPLATMRASLDVAVAKPGAARQTLVLGDRLRTQLDRVDELLDGFLVLARAQHGALIGAADVDVARLAARAMTDRATGIAAKRLGVTEDLRAGVVTRGDAALLARMVENVVDNAVTHNEDDGWIRLETFREDAEVRLVVETAGPVLDQRDVDRLPRPFERLGADRTGNGSGLGLSIVAAIAAAHGGRLELLARPRGGLRVSISLPSVPPPAEVPA, from the coding sequence GTGAACAGGTTGCGCAACGGCACGGTGGGACTGCGGTTCACGATCCTGTACGCCGGGGTGTTCCTCGTCTCCGGAATCGGACTGCTGTCGCTCACCTTCCTGCTCGCCGGCGAGGGAAGGCGCAGCGTCCCCGTCGACCCGCCACCCCCGGCCGCGGACGGCCTGGACGAGCTGCACCAGCGCGTTCGTCATCTCCAGGAGCAACTGGCCGAGGTGCACGCGCAGCACTCCCGGCAGTTGCTGATCGGCTCCCTGATCGCGCTGACCGTGATGGCGGTCGTCTCCGTGCTGGCCGGGCGGGCGCTCGCCCGCCGGGTGCTGCGCCCGCTGCGGGTGATCACCGCCGCGACCCGGCGCATCACCGCCGACGACCTGCACCGGCGGCTGGGCGTCAGCGGCCCGGCGGACGAGGTGAAGGACCTGGCCGACACCATCGACGACCTGCTGGGGCGGCTGGAGGCGTCGTTCGCCGCCCAGCGCCGGTTCGTCGCCAACGCCTCCCACGAGTTGCGGACCCCCTTGGCGACCATGCGCGCGTCCCTGGACGTCGCCGTGGCCAAGCCCGGCGCGGCGCGGCAGACGCTCGTCCTGGGCGACCGGCTGCGTACGCAGCTGGACCGGGTGGATGAGCTGCTCGACGGTTTCCTCGTGCTGGCGAGGGCTCAGCACGGCGCGCTGATCGGTGCCGCCGACGTCGATGTGGCTCGGCTGGCCGCGCGGGCGATGACCGATCGCGCCACCGGGATCGCGGCGAAACGGCTCGGCGTGACCGAGGATCTGCGGGCAGGCGTGGTCACCCGGGGCGACGCCGCGCTGCTCGCACGCATGGTGGAGAACGTGGTCGACAACGCCGTGACGCACAACGAGGACGACGGCTGGATCCGGCTGGAGACCTTCCGGGAGGACGCCGAGGTCCGGCTCGTCGTGGAGACCGCAGGACCCGTCCTCGACCAGCGGGACGTGGACCGGCTCCCCCGGCCCTTCGAGCGGCTCGGCGCGGACCGCACCGGGAACGGCTCCGGCCTCGGGCTGTCCATCGTCGCGGCGATCGCGGCCGCTCACGGCGGGCGGCTCGAACTGCTCGCTCGGCCGCGGGGAGGCCTGCGTGTCTCGATCTCGCTGCCGTCCGTCCCGCCCCCGGCCGAGGTGCCGGCATGA